The Mesobacillus jeotgali genome window below encodes:
- a CDS encoding PBP1A family penicillin-binding protein: MHLLQRFWEAVVRFWKRRHLTQILLLILLVFILLSILWFAFIASRANVQTLKDGLSQATTIYDRNGEEASKLATNRTGGVSIKDMPEHVPNAVIAIEDERFYEHNGFDIKGIARAFFGNLLAGGITGGGSTLTQQLTKNALLSSERTYKRKVEELFLAVELEKEYEKDEIIEMYLNQVYFGSGAFGINNASKKYFAKNIQEVTISEAALLAGLLKAPSALDPYNNYEAAIKRRDVVLSKMNELGMITDSEYKQAKSEKIVLEDGGGSLADRKYPSYVDAVLDEATSKYGLTQDEIMTRGYRIYTELDQDIQAGLENVYQQDHLFPDRSRDVLVQSGSVLLDPANGGVRALSGGRGEKVFRGFNRATHLRAQPGSTMKPLAVYTPALEEGYEYDSMLVDEKMSFKNYSPKNFSDTYQGEVPMYEAVEKSINIPAVWLLNEIGLNKGIDAVRRFGIKVEKEDQNLALALGGMHNGVSPLRMAEAYSVFPNGGKKHDAHLITKIVGPTGKVIAEHKGTSTRVTSKSVANEMTSMLLNVVETGTGKGTNIEGVEIAGKTGSTQLPYADINGTKDQWFVGYTPNIVGAVWLGYDKTDRDHYLSSSSSKDVVPLFRAIMEETVPHIEQEDFKVRSVNERKSGAAVDYEETEKAIKEKANELEQELKERAGKVEEKLKEEAPKWKKVFDQMQEDAGKVGNKVIDKLREWQGQ; encoded by the coding sequence ATGCATTTACTTCAACGATTTTGGGAGGCTGTTGTCCGATTCTGGAAACGGCGTCACCTGACGCAAATCTTGTTATTAATCTTATTGGTTTTCATATTGTTATCGATTCTTTGGTTTGCTTTTATCGCCAGCAGAGCAAATGTGCAGACACTGAAGGATGGATTGAGCCAGGCTACCACGATTTATGATCGCAATGGTGAGGAAGCAAGCAAGCTTGCTACGAACCGGACCGGTGGAGTGTCAATCAAAGATATGCCAGAGCATGTTCCGAATGCCGTCATCGCTATTGAGGATGAACGGTTTTACGAACATAACGGATTCGATATAAAAGGGATCGCCCGTGCTTTCTTCGGAAACCTATTAGCAGGAGGCATTACTGGCGGTGGGAGTACTCTAACTCAGCAGCTGACCAAAAACGCTTTGTTATCATCTGAGCGGACATACAAACGTAAAGTGGAAGAATTATTTTTGGCAGTGGAGCTCGAGAAAGAGTATGAAAAGGATGAAATCATAGAAATGTACCTGAACCAGGTGTATTTCGGAAGTGGCGCCTTTGGCATCAACAATGCCAGCAAGAAATATTTCGCCAAAAATATTCAGGAAGTCACCATAAGTGAGGCCGCACTGCTTGCCGGCCTGCTTAAAGCACCGTCTGCCCTGGATCCCTACAATAATTACGAAGCTGCTATCAAACGCAGGGATGTCGTTCTTTCTAAAATGAACGAACTAGGAATGATTACAGATTCCGAATATAAACAGGCCAAGTCTGAAAAGATCGTATTGGAAGATGGAGGCGGTTCGCTCGCAGACCGAAAATATCCTTCTTATGTCGATGCAGTTTTAGACGAAGCTACAAGTAAATATGGTCTTACCCAGGATGAAATCATGACCAGAGGCTATCGCATCTATACTGAACTTGATCAGGATATACAAGCAGGACTGGAAAATGTATATCAACAAGACCACCTATTCCCTGATCGATCCAGAGATGTTTTGGTTCAGAGTGGTTCTGTACTGCTAGATCCAGCTAATGGAGGCGTACGTGCACTGAGTGGAGGCCGCGGTGAAAAAGTCTTCCGTGGATTCAACCGCGCTACCCACCTAAGGGCTCAGCCAGGATCGACAATGAAACCTCTGGCCGTTTATACACCTGCGCTTGAAGAAGGTTATGAATATGATTCGATGCTTGTCGACGAGAAGATGTCATTTAAAAATTACAGTCCAAAGAACTTCTCAGACACTTACCAAGGAGAAGTTCCCATGTATGAGGCCGTGGAAAAGTCCATTAACATACCTGCTGTTTGGCTTTTAAATGAGATCGGCTTGAATAAAGGGATCGATGCTGTAAGAAGATTTGGCATCAAAGTCGAAAAAGAGGACCAGAACCTGGCACTCGCATTGGGTGGTATGCATAATGGTGTTTCTCCATTGCGAATGGCAGAAGCATACTCTGTCTTCCCTAATGGCGGGAAGAAGCATGATGCCCATTTGATTACGAAAATTGTCGGGCCGACAGGTAAAGTGATTGCAGAGCATAAAGGCACGTCAACACGTGTTACTTCTAAATCAGTGGCTAATGAAATGACGTCCATGCTATTGAATGTTGTAGAAACAGGGACTGGAAAAGGGACAAATATTGAAGGTGTTGAGATTGCAGGCAAGACCGGCTCTACACAGCTCCCTTATGCAGATATTAATGGAACGAAGGATCAATGGTTTGTTGGCTATACACCGAACATTGTGGGAGCTGTATGGCTGGGATATGATAAAACGGACCGCGACCATTATTTATCCAGCAGCAGCTCAAAAGATGTAGTCCCTCTATTCAGGGCAATCATGGAAGAAACAGTGCCCCATATCGAGCAGGAGGATTTCAAGGTACGATCTGTCAACGAACGGAAGTCTGGTGCCGCAGTTGATTATGAAGAAACAGAAAAAGCTATCAAGGAAAAAGCAAATGAATTGGAGCAAGAATTAAAAGAGCGTGCTGGCAAGGTTGAAGAAAAACTGAAAGAAGAAGCGCCAAAGTGGAAAAAAGTATTTGACCAGATGCAGGAAGATGCCGGAAAGGTCGGCAACAAAGTAATTGACAAGCTTAGAGAGTGGCAAGGACAATAA
- a CDS encoding ABC transporter permease subunit, protein MIPLIQNELMKIFGKMASWIYMVIIVMAVLIAGIIYMKFSADPNPNWRQDTQAEITMLENQMEAAASDDEKKMIQNQIEQTQQFLDQDINPNEKTNWHFMNDVVVGVSSLVTLFVVVVGSANVAAEFSDGTIKQLLIRPHQRWRILLSKYIAVIIYALLLVLTLIVSGFIIGLILFGSGDFNMKIFEITLEGRKVAIVGTQFMLKMLYFIPSLLIVMTIAFMLSTLFKSQALAVGIGIFVLFFSSTLGGIILMLADKYTWAKFLIFPHLDLTVYALQDRILEDITLPVSLSILAVYYAIFMMLTFFFFQKRDISI, encoded by the coding sequence ATGATTCCTTTAATTCAAAATGAACTGATGAAGATATTCGGCAAAATGGCTAGCTGGATATATATGGTCATTATCGTGATGGCAGTTTTAATTGCCGGAATTATTTATATGAAGTTCAGTGCGGATCCAAATCCGAATTGGAGACAGGACACCCAGGCGGAGATTACAATGCTTGAAAATCAGATGGAAGCCGCCGCCTCTGATGATGAGAAGAAAATGATTCAGAACCAAATTGAACAGACACAGCAATTTCTTGATCAAGATATAAACCCAAATGAAAAAACAAACTGGCACTTCATGAATGACGTGGTTGTAGGTGTCAGCTCACTTGTCACCTTGTTTGTGGTGGTTGTCGGCAGTGCCAATGTCGCAGCAGAATTTTCTGATGGAACAATCAAGCAGCTATTGATTCGTCCGCATCAAAGATGGCGAATCCTGCTCTCAAAGTACATAGCTGTCATCATTTATGCATTATTGTTGGTTCTAACACTGATTGTATCCGGGTTTATCATTGGGTTGATCTTATTTGGCAGTGGTGATTTTAATATGAAGATATTTGAAATCACACTTGAAGGAAGAAAGGTTGCTATTGTCGGTACACAATTCATGTTAAAAATGCTTTACTTCATTCCAAGTTTGCTTATCGTCATGACGATAGCATTTATGCTGTCAACCTTATTTAAAAGCCAGGCTCTGGCGGTTGGAATAGGGATTTTCGTTCTCTTCTTTTCCTCAACGCTTGGAGGTATCATCCTGATGCTAGCTGACAAATACACATGGGCAAAATTCTTGATTTTCCCACATCTGGATTTGACGGTCTACGCATTACAGGATCGAATCCTTGAAGATATAACATTACCGGTATCGCTCTCCATACTGGCTGTATATTACGCAATATTTATGATGCTCACCTTTTTCTTTTTCCAAAAGAGGGATATCAGCATTTAA
- a CDS encoding GNAT family N-acetyltransferase, giving the protein MNPVLLDFPSEFETDRLLIRMPLPGDGAVTCESINASLKELKPWMPFAQKEQSVEETEIVIRQGYINFLNRSDLRLLVFKKDTGEFVASSGLHRIDWDVPKFEIGYWIDTRFSGKGYMTEAVQGITDFAVRELKARRIEIRCDSLNTKSKAIPERLGLALDGILKNDSLSVDGELRDTCIYSKVF; this is encoded by the coding sequence GTGAATCCTGTTTTGTTGGATTTTCCATCCGAATTTGAAACAGACCGTCTATTAATCAGGATGCCGCTGCCTGGTGACGGAGCTGTAACTTGCGAATCAATCAATGCATCTTTAAAAGAACTTAAACCATGGATGCCATTTGCCCAAAAAGAACAAAGCGTTGAAGAAACAGAGATCGTGATCAGGCAAGGCTACATTAACTTTTTGAACCGGTCAGACCTGAGGCTCCTTGTATTTAAAAAAGATACCGGAGAATTTGTAGCGTCGTCCGGTCTGCATAGAATAGATTGGGACGTCCCAAAATTTGAAATCGGTTATTGGATTGACACCCGTTTTAGTGGAAAAGGGTATATGACAGAGGCTGTCCAGGGAATCACTGATTTTGCCGTCCGGGAACTTAAAGCCCGGAGGATCGAGATAAGATGTGATTCATTGAATACCAAAAGCAAAGCGATCCCCGAAAGACTTGGACTTGCTCTCGATGGAATATTAAAGAATGATTCCCTTTCCGTTGACGGTGAATTAAGGGATACTTGTATTTATTCAAAGGTATTTTAA